The following proteins come from a genomic window of Nicotiana tomentosiformis chromosome 12, ASM39032v3, whole genome shotgun sequence:
- the LOC138903246 gene encoding uncharacterized protein, with the protein MKAQALADHLAENPIDDYYKPLSTYFPDEEVNSIEEVVLDDIRIWKMYFDGAVNIKGVGIGAILISPIGQHYPATARLHFFYTNNTMEYEACIMGLKMALDLDVHELLVMGDSDLLIRQAQGKWDTRDIKLIPYRQCVQDLSKRFKSIEFRYIPRFHNELADTLATLASMLPYPGNTHIDPLQIQIQNQHGYCNTIVIEPDGKPWYHDIKRFLKTREYPEHAKGDQKRTIRWLAGDYFLNGEFCTKGPQI; encoded by the coding sequence atgaaagcacaggctttggcagatcatttggcagagaatccaatTGATGATTATTACAAGCCACTAagcacatacttcccagacgaagaggtcaactcaatagaagAAGTAGTTTTGGATGACATACGtatatggaaaatgtattttgatggggctgtcaatatcaaaggagttgggattgGGGCAATCCttatctcacctattggacaacATTACCCTGCAACGGCCCGACTTCATTTCTTCTATACCAATAATACAATGGAATATGAGGCTTGTATAATGGGTCTAAAAATGGCCCttgatctggatgtgcatgaactattggttatgggagattccgACTTGCTTATTAGGCAAGCCCAAGGTAAATGGGatactcgagacatcaagcttattccatacagacaatgtgtacaagaccTGAGCAAGAGATTCAAATCCATCGAATttaggtacattcccaggtttcataATGAGCTAGCCGACACCTTGGCTaccttagcctcgatgctcccttatccaggAAATACCCATATTGATCCACTGCAAATCCAAATTCAGAATCAACACGGCTACTGCAATACTATTGTGATAGAACCAGATGGTAAACCTTGGTAccatgacataaaacgattcctgaaaacaagggaatacccagagcatgccaaaggagatcaaaaaagaactataaggtgGCTCGCAGGCGATTACTTCCTGAATggggaattttgtacaaaaggaccccagatttga
- the LOC104116792 gene encoding uncharacterized protein has product MKLALRGKGKLGFMDGTCVKSMYRGELAEQWEKCNTIVLSWIGSRIATELMASIVYVSNAKKVWSEFEEYFDRSNLTRIFHLWTEIATLRQGTDSVTSYYSKMKDFLDELDVLAPLPSCDCEESLPYVVHLRSQRLLQFLMGLNESYSNLRSNLLARRPIVSVNEAYATVSQEESQRSLGVVEMNKDPLTILAGRTHQGFKPKKPGVICEHCGYKGHLKKNCYKIIGYPQDFKSKKKSTQSGGFRPFANSTVAGENVNSSEGQGHFFIEQQYKQILNMLNKPTSSDSADNITGNMAGMTSLLSNNFACKWIIDTWASHHITLYKELLTTFRTLRDQNSSRVQVPTGGRAEITSIGDAVILGSYKLENVLHVPDFKFNLLSVSKITKQLSCVALFSPDFCVFQGLFNGKVLGIGKEKEGLYILQETIKLAVGATVHKEDYGRKLWHWRLGHPFIGAMQHIADVKNKVDVELLECCEIYPLAKQSRLKFPTIFS; this is encoded by the coding sequence ATGAAATTGGCTCTTCGAGGCAAAGGCAAATTAGGTTTTATGGATGGAACTTGTGTCAAAAGCATGTATAGAGGAGAATTAGCAGAACAGTGGGAGAAGTGTAACACTATTGTTCTGTCATGGATAGGAAGCAGAATCGCGACTGAATTGATGGCAAGTATCGTGTATGTGTCTAATGCTAAGAAGGTATGGAGTGAGTTTGAGGAGTATTTTGATAGATCAAATTTGACTAGGATATTTCATTTGTGGACTGAAATTGCTACTTTAAGACAAGGTACTGATTCTGTCACTTCATATTACTCTAAGATGAAGGATTTTTTGGATGAATTAGATGTTTTAGCTCCCCTGCCTTCTTGTGATTGTGAGGAGTCTTTACCTTATGTTGTGCATTTAAGATCACAGAGGTTGCTGCAGTTCCTTATGGGACTTAATGAGTCCTACAGTAATCTAAGAAGTAATCTGCTAGCAAGGAGACCTATAGTATCAGTAAATGAAGCTTATGCAACAGTATCTCAGGAAGAAAGCCAAAGATCCCTAGGTGTGGTAGAAATGAACAAGGATCCACTAACAATATTAGCAGGAAGAACACACCAAGGTTTTAAGCCTAAAAAGCCTGGTGTAATCTGTGAGCATTGTGGATACAAAGGACACTTAAAGAAAAATTGTTATAAAATTATTGGTTACCCACAGGATTTTAAGAGCAAGAAGAAGAGCACACAATCTGGTGGATTCAGACCTTTTGCCAATTCTACAGTAGCAGGAGAAAATGTGAATTCATCAGAGGGACAAGGTCATTTCTTTATTGAACAACAATACAAACAGATTCTGAATATGCTGAATAAGCCAACATCAAGTGACAGTGCAGATAACATAACAGGTAACATGGCAGGTATGACCTCACTATTATCCAATAATTTTGCTTGTAAATGGATAATAGATACATGGGCATCACATCATATCACACTATATAAGGAGTTACTAACTACTTTTAGAACATTGAGAGATCAAAATAGTAGTAGAGTTCAAGTACCTACTGGTGGTAGAGCAGAGATCACAAGTATAGGAGATGCAGTGATTTTAGGAAGCTATAAGCTTGAGAATGTTCTACATGTCCCAGATTTCAAGTTTAATCTTCTTTCAGTGTCCAAGATAACCAAACAACTTTCTTGTGTGGCTTTGTTTTCCCCTGATTTTTGTGTGTTCCAGGGTCTCTTCAATGGGAAGGTTCTTGGGATTGGTAAGGAAAAGGAAGGATTGTATATACTACAAGAAACAATAAAACTTGCAGTAGGAGCAACAGTTCATAAGGAGGACTATGGTAGAAAGCTATGGCATTGGAGACTGGGGCATCCTTTTATTGGAGCAATGCAACACATTGCAGATGTCAAGAATAAAGTAGATGTTGAACTATTAGAATGTTGTGAAATTTATCCCTTGGCAAAACAGAGCAGGCTAAAGTTTCCTACTATTTTCAGTTGA